Proteins from a genomic interval of Mustela lutreola isolate mMusLut2 chromosome 4, mMusLut2.pri, whole genome shotgun sequence:
- the GATAD1 gene encoding GATA zinc finger domain-containing protein 1, with protein MPLGLKPTCSVCKTTSSSMWKKSPQGDILCHHCTGRGGAGGGGAGSGATGGTGGSSGGGGFGAATFASTSAAPPQSNGGGGGKQSKQEIHRRSARLRNTKYKSAPAAEKKVSTKGKGRRHIFKLKNPIKAPESVSTIITAESIFYKGVYYQIGDVVSVIDEQDGKPYYAQIRGFIQDQYCEKSAALTWLIPTLSSPRDQFDPASYIIGPEEDLPRKMEYLEFVCHAPSEYFKSRSSPFPTVPTRPEKGYIWTHVGPTPAITIKETVANHL; from the exons ATGCCCCTGGGCCTGAAGCCCACCTGCAGCGTCTGCAAGACCACGTCGTCCTCCATGTGGAAGAAGAGCCCGCAGGGGGATATCCTCTGCCACCACTGCACGGGCCggggcggcgcgggcggcgggggcgcCGGCTCGGGGGCGACTGGTGGGACTGGGGGCAGCAGCGGCGGTGGCGGCTTCGGCGCGGCGACCTTCGCCAGCACCTCGGCCGCCCCTCCGCAGAGCaacgggggcgggggcggcaaGCAG AGTAAGCAGGAAATTCACAGGAGGTCTGCTCGGCTCAGAAACACTAAATACAAATCTGCTCCAGCTGCTGAAAAGAAAGTTTCCacgaaaggaaaagggagaagacatatttttaaattaaaaaac cccATCAAAGCTCCTGAGTCTGTTTCCACTATAATCACTGCAGAATCAATCTTCTACAAG GGAGTATATTACCAAATTGGAGATGTTGTTTCTGTGATTGATGAACAAGATGGAAAGCCCTACTATGCTCAGATCAGAGGCTTCATCCAGGACCAGTACTGTGAGAAAAGTGCTGCCCTGACGTGGCTCATTCCTACCCTCTCAAGCCCTAGGGACCAGTTTGATCCTGCGTCCTACATCATTG GACCAGAGGAGGATCTTCCAAGGAAAATGGAATACTTGGAATTTGTGTGTCATGCACCTTCTGAATATTTCAAGTCCCGTTCATCGCCGTTTCCCACAGTTCCGACCAGACCAGAGAAGGGCTACATATGGACTCATGTTGGACCCACTCCTGCAATCACTATTAAGGAAACAGTTGCCAACCATTTATAG